The genomic window CATGGCATATTGGCAACTCGGCATCAGCAGTGAATCAAATCAtcagaaataataattttaggttttgttttttccttaaaGGCTTCATAATGTGAATATTTCAAATTATAGTGAAGTATAATCACATTCACACAGCTCCAGTCTTTTGCTCCGTATGGTGCCTACCTGCACGGTCGGCCTTCAAAGTGTCCCAGACGTTGCAGTTGAAATCGTCATAGCCAGCCAGCAGTAGGCGGCCACTCTTAGAGAATGCGACAGAGGTGATGCCGCAGATGATATTATCATGTGAGTAAACCATCAGCTCCTGGTCAGCACGCAGGTCAAACAGCCGGCAGGTAGCATCATCTGAGCCCGTGGCAAATGCGTTGCCATTAGGGAAGAACTGTAACAAAGGGCAGGGGAATCTAAAGTATTCTTACTTTTGTGCGATTTTTCAGAGTGAAGCTAATTATTTACACTTAAGGGCAGATATCACATACCAAATCTGTTTTTAGTCCGTCTAGTCATCACTTTTAGAGCAAAGCATACTGAATACTACTTGCAGTACTACTATGTACTATGAAATCAAGATcgttcatttaaaacaaagtctCAACAGTTAGCGTTAATTGTTTTTTCAAATTGCTCTGTCTCAGCCTTTTTAGAAAGAGCTTTAAAGTTAAACGTAGCAAAAAGGTCAACACAAACAGAGCCAAGTCATCCTGTCATTTTAATCGACTTGCTCAAGAACCCCAGACTTGCTGACAGATTTGACTGTAATCTGCTGAGTGGCTTTAAGACTTGACACCCTGAAATGACTAGTATATAAGGTTTCTGTTTGTATCCTTACGCAGATGGCATTGATGTCCGACTCGTGGCCAGTGAAGGTCTGTCGGCACATTCCTTCTCTGATATCCCAGAGCTTGGCCGAGGCATCACAGGCTCCAGACACAAACAGCCTGGTGTCGGGCGCCAGCGAGAGACTCATGACATCGCCGGTGTGACCAGCAAAAGTAGTTGTCTGCTGGCCAGTCTCAATGTCCCACAGAGCACTGCAAGAAAACGCAAAGATGATTTACTGTCATTTACTCTGCAGAGTGACTGTTGACCTATGAGCAGAATCTAGCCCAGAAAGATGTATTAATTAGCCACCTTGTATTTAAACAGTAGCTCTCTAGCAGAAAGCACTACACGAGTGTATGAAATTAGGAACACTTGTATTTCCATAAATATTGTAGACAACCTAAAGAACTTACAGGCCAATGTGATGGCCCTGAAACCAGTAAAATATTGAAGCTCTTGACAGGTTGAAATTCTGACCCAActgtttaaaagaagaaaaaaaaaaaaaaagtgtacttGATTGAACTGATTGCAGTGGGTGCAATATCCCAACTCACCAGGAGGTGTCTCCAGAGCTGGTGACAATCTGGTTGTCATCCAGGAAGCGACAGCAAGACAGGTAACCtgagaggagtgaaagaaactGAATCAAAAACTATAATATGATATATTATTTTGCAGAGCTATAAGACAAGTTTCCTCCCCTTATACTATGCACAGAGAAAGAAATCTCATCCCAAATCATCATCCCACCCTCAGAGAATGTTATCTGAGCTGGATGTGGGGGAGATGAATTGACTAATTCACAaccagataaaaaaagaaaagaaaaagctgtagGGCATCTCCTGGTTCATGACTtgcttccataattcttcctttACTAGTTGGCAGAGTTTATAAACCCCTCCCAATAGCGAAGGAACTGGAACTAAAATGCTGACACACTTCCTGCATCATGTGACACTGATCAGATGAATGCTCCGCGCCCAAGAGCTCAACACTTTCATTAGCTTGAGCTGGTATATGACACAATGAAGACAGATGCACAATATGACTAGTATCTTTTGgatctgaaaaaaataactggGCTTCCACAATTATATAAGGGCTACCTTAGCAACATAATGGCTTATAACCGACTGGTTGTTTATAGAAGGacttgtatgtatgtataaatatatgcatacatacacacacttgtATGGCTACATCCTATATGGCTGGAAAGTCTTGCTTTGACAAAAGACTTGCCAAATATTCAAAAGCATGTTACCATGACCACACACCGACAGAATCAGACTCACAAGATGAAACTACCAGTCTCACAACCATATTTAAGCCCAagcaacaaaaagtaaaaaaaaaagaaaaaaaaagaaaaaaaaaagtgagaaataTGAACTTCCATCTACTCAAACGGAGGGCCAAATTGAAACCTAAATGAGGAATGCAGTCTTAAAAATCAAGTGACTTGAGTCCTGCCATGACCTATACTGCCCTTGTCAGAGATTGCAGAACGCTGACAAATCAAAGCTACTTTGGGCTGCACTCTTTCACAAGGGGTTGCTGCAGCAGGTACGGCCACATGTTTCACTTGTCAGATTTTTACGCCAGATGCCCTTTCTGACATAACCCTTGAGGGATTTGTCTCTGAACGGGAGACTTTTCCCAACATCCTGGGACTGACGGGTAAATGGGTACAAGCTAATGGAAGCATCCTGCCTACCTGTGTGTCCGGCCAGCTCGCGGCTTACGCGCACATTTCCTTCACGGGTCTTCAGGTTGTAGATTGAGCAGATGTTGTCCAGGCCACCACAGGCAACATAGTTCCCAGAAGGGGCATAGGCGCACGTCATCACCCAGGAGGAGCGCAACGGGATGGCATGGACCTGAAGGAGAGGAGCAAGATTTAATATTAGATAGTATGCAGTGACAGATGGAAGAGAGGGAGAAGGGGCAGGCATGTGACAAAGTCTGTCTGCAGTATTAACTTAACATTTCAAGGGCACAGTATTCACTATAAATAGCATTACTTGACACAAAACACTTGTGAATTGTATTACAATGAACTTAACCTTTTGCAAATGGAAGTCTGGGAGTTATCATTATTTCTATTCTGACTTGATCTTGGATGAAAGGGAAAAGACAACAGTTCATTTGGAAATTTGGTGAAGGATGACTGTACACATCTTATGTTTAGACTACCCCGACCTCATCAGATCTCCTGGCCccactttattgtgtttttctgggTTTTATATGTCCTGGTGACATCTAAAATCTTCTGCCCGTCTGTGTTTACAGCTCAAGATTAAAGGATGGTTAGCTCTGGGTCAACAGAAGTTTTGTTTTAGCTTTCTGGTTTTTGAACAAGCTAACCAACTACGTGACATTTTATGACATCATGTCATCATTTCACAGTGTTTTGGTGTTAtcagttttaaaatattattagaaTGTATTGCTCACTGATCAAaccacaaggaaaaaaaaaacctcccatACCAACGTAAGAGAGGATGTGTGTCTTTCTTTGTACATTTCACTGGTTAAACACCAGGAACTTAAAAAAGCACCCCAAATTACTGACCATTTAAATTGTTTCAGTTACCTTGTTTGTGGTGTAGCTGTCCCAAATAATGAGTTTGCCATCCTGGGAAGCACTGACCAAAAGCCTggtg from Astatotilapia calliptera chromosome 20, fAstCal1.2, whole genome shotgun sequence includes these protein-coding regions:
- the LOC113013015 gene encoding guanine nucleotide-binding protein G(I)/G(S)/G(T) subunit beta-1-like; the protein is MSELDQLRQEAEQLKNQIRDARKACADATLSQITANIDPVGRIQMRTRRTLRGHLAKIYAMHWGSDSRLLVSASQDGKLIIWDSYTTNKVHAIPLRSSWVMTCAYAPSGNYVACGGLDNICSIYNLKTREGNVRVSRELAGHTGYLSCCRFLDDNQIVTSSGDTSCALWDIETGQQTTTFAGHTGDVMSLSLAPDTRLFVSGACDASAKLWDIREGMCRQTFTGHESDINAICFFPNGNAFATGSDDATCRLFDLRADQELMVYSHDNIICGITSVAFSKSGRLLLAGYDDFNCNVWDTLKADRAGVLAGHDNRVSCLGVTDDGMAVATGSWDSFLKIWN